One genomic window of Caballeronia sp. SBC1 includes the following:
- a CDS encoding FadR/GntR family transcriptional regulator: MRCALEPSVSSSPSFSESIEKVGRRRVVDEVRERLITSIQSGELGVNERLPSENELARLFGVSRPAIREALVSLEAMGLTVAKNGSGTFVVATQVKAELMFGGYAPAHLNQVRRYVEIPSAEEAARRCTEAQLAEIASIIERLEAEDDPARRNKLDADFHVAIALATGNPLLANIVGNLRTMVEEEAFTAARLPQRRLQAHEEHRAIYAAIAAKDPRRAKAAMTAHMDSIDRSIADLERRPENENG; the protein is encoded by the coding sequence GTGCGCTGCGCATTGGAGCCGTCCGTGTCAAGTTCGCCATCATTTTCGGAATCGATCGAGAAAGTCGGCCGCCGCCGCGTCGTTGACGAGGTGCGTGAACGGCTGATCACGAGTATTCAGTCCGGAGAACTGGGAGTCAACGAACGGCTGCCTTCGGAAAACGAGTTGGCGCGCCTTTTTGGCGTGAGCCGTCCGGCCATTCGCGAAGCACTCGTGAGTCTCGAAGCGATGGGCCTGACAGTTGCGAAAAACGGGTCCGGGACGTTCGTTGTTGCCACGCAGGTCAAAGCCGAACTCATGTTTGGGGGCTATGCCCCAGCCCATCTGAACCAGGTCAGACGCTACGTCGAGATTCCGTCGGCCGAAGAGGCTGCGCGGCGTTGCACCGAGGCGCAGCTGGCCGAAATCGCATCGATTATCGAGCGATTGGAAGCCGAAGACGATCCGGCACGTCGCAACAAGCTGGACGCGGACTTTCACGTGGCCATCGCGCTCGCCACGGGAAATCCACTGCTCGCGAACATCGTTGGAAATTTGCGGACGATGGTCGAAGAGGAAGCTTTTACGGCAGCGCGATTGCCCCAGAGGCGATTACAAGCCCATGAAGAGCATCGAGCCATTTACGCAGCAATTGCAGCCAAGGATCCGAGACGTGCAAAAGCCGCGATGACCGCCCATATGGACTCGATTGACCGGTCGATCGCCGATCTGGAGCGTCGCCCGGAAAACGAGAACGGCTGA
- a CDS encoding MFS transporter: protein MKRRWIILLPIMMVTFLIAFLDRTNISFAIPTMGLKLGLTPAVLGFSSGVLFLGYAITQAAGGWLADRGHTKSLVAVLMVAWGIIAIAQGFVTNATQLVVVRFLLGLAEGGIFPAFLVIVRAWFNENERARANGIWQLCYPVSAAVSGPMAGLILQHGTWETLFIAEGILPLVWSVVWLWGMAEKPTMAKWMSEQDRTLLSRHLTASASSSEAIVAREATRDVVFEQLRSPVVILMFFVLLFWNIGFLGFVIWLPSVIKQYATELDSVALGWYSALPFAVSVLSLIVLSNLADRAASRRGYVVWPLIVAALALLVGAATYGHTSFGIAMLLLTIAACGIYGVYPVVWSIATDAVPPGVTGVVLGIVNVGGVIGSFAGPYLVGYARSVSSSFASGLVLMGSCLIFASICAWFASAPTRVRIAKAVQRSA, encoded by the coding sequence TGAAACGCCGCTGGATCATCCTGTTACCAATCATGATGGTGACCTTTCTGATCGCCTTCCTCGACCGCACGAACATCAGTTTCGCGATACCAACCATGGGTCTAAAGCTTGGGCTGACCCCTGCGGTGCTCGGGTTCTCGTCGGGCGTGCTGTTTTTGGGCTACGCGATTACGCAGGCGGCTGGCGGCTGGCTGGCCGATCGCGGTCACACGAAGTCGCTGGTCGCGGTCCTTATGGTCGCGTGGGGAATCATCGCGATTGCGCAGGGTTTTGTGACTAATGCCACGCAGCTGGTAGTCGTGCGTTTCCTGCTTGGTCTTGCTGAAGGTGGCATTTTTCCCGCCTTCCTCGTGATCGTGCGCGCCTGGTTCAATGAAAATGAACGAGCTCGCGCGAACGGGATCTGGCAGCTCTGCTACCCGGTTTCCGCTGCGGTGAGCGGACCGATGGCCGGTTTGATTCTGCAACACGGAACGTGGGAAACACTCTTCATCGCCGAAGGCATCCTGCCGCTGGTCTGGTCGGTGGTCTGGCTGTGGGGAATGGCCGAAAAGCCGACGATGGCAAAATGGATGTCCGAACAGGACCGCACGTTGCTTTCCAGACACCTCACAGCGTCGGCGTCTTCGAGCGAAGCCATTGTGGCACGCGAGGCCACACGAGACGTCGTGTTCGAACAATTGCGTTCTCCAGTCGTGATACTGATGTTCTTTGTGCTGCTGTTCTGGAACATTGGTTTTCTCGGCTTCGTGATCTGGTTGCCGAGTGTGATCAAGCAATATGCAACGGAACTGGATTCGGTCGCGTTGGGCTGGTACAGCGCGCTGCCGTTCGCGGTGTCCGTACTCTCGCTAATCGTCCTGTCGAATCTCGCCGACCGCGCCGCGAGCCGCCGTGGCTATGTCGTGTGGCCGCTGATTGTTGCGGCTCTCGCACTGCTCGTTGGAGCAGCCACGTACGGACACACATCCTTCGGGATCGCGATGCTGCTACTGACCATTGCAGCCTGCGGTATCTATGGCGTGTATCCGGTCGTCTGGTCAATCGCAACTGATGCGGTACCGCCTGGCGTCACCGGCGTCGTGCTGGGGATCGTCAATGTCGGCGGCGTCATCGGATCATTCGCCGGACCCTATCTCGTTGGTTACGCTCGGTCGGTGTCGTCGTCGTTTGCGTCCGGGCTCGTCCTGATGGGTTCATGTCTTATTTTTGCCTCGATTTGCGCATGGTTCGCCAGTGCGCCGACTCGCGTTCGGATTGCCAAAGCTGTTCAGCGCTCGGCCTGA
- a CDS encoding fumarylacetoacetate hydrolase family protein, whose product MKLASFRVNGRSSFGIVDGDQLIDTSPISAEVGTTLKQAIASQSLSAIAQWAESTTERLSIEAVDMLPVIPDPGKILCVGINYHAHVKETGRALPEYPMIFTRFADSQCGHRGALVRPPESNQLDFEGELAVIIGRYAHRVPAARALEHIAGYSCYNDGSIRDWQRHTIQFTPGKNFPSTGAFGPWLVTADEIGDPSNLSLITRLNGTVMQSANTSDLIFSIEKLVEYCSSFTALQPGDVIITGTPGGVGAFREPPVWLTPGDTIEVEISRIGILSNTIIEHTQ is encoded by the coding sequence ATGAAACTAGCCAGTTTTCGCGTCAACGGACGTTCGTCGTTCGGCATTGTTGACGGGGACCAACTCATCGATACCTCGCCTATTTCAGCCGAGGTCGGCACAACGCTGAAGCAGGCAATCGCATCGCAGAGTCTGTCTGCGATCGCCCAATGGGCGGAATCAACCACCGAACGCCTGTCCATCGAAGCGGTCGACATGTTGCCTGTGATTCCTGACCCCGGCAAGATTTTGTGCGTCGGCATCAACTACCACGCGCACGTGAAGGAGACCGGCCGTGCGTTGCCCGAGTATCCGATGATTTTCACGCGCTTTGCTGACTCACAGTGTGGCCACCGTGGTGCGCTCGTGCGTCCGCCAGAGTCGAATCAGTTGGACTTCGAAGGCGAGCTTGCCGTGATTATCGGCCGGTACGCGCATCGTGTGCCGGCTGCTCGGGCGCTCGAGCATATCGCGGGATACTCGTGCTACAACGATGGCAGTATTCGTGACTGGCAGCGTCATACAATCCAGTTCACGCCGGGCAAGAACTTTCCGTCGACGGGCGCATTTGGCCCCTGGCTTGTCACTGCGGACGAGATTGGCGACCCATCCAACCTTTCGCTGATCACACGTCTGAACGGAACAGTGATGCAGTCAGCGAACACGAGTGACCTGATTTTCAGTATCGAAAAACTTGTCGAATATTGTTCGTCGTTCACCGCGTTGCAGCCGGGCGACGTGATCATCACGGGCACCCCCGGAGGGGTCGGCGCCTTTCGTGAGCCGCCGGTGTGGCTTACGCCAGGAGATACAATAGAGGTAGAGATATCCCGCATTGGCATCTTGTCGAACACTATCATTGAACACACTCAATGA